Proteins co-encoded in one Opitutus terrae PB90-1 genomic window:
- a CDS encoding methyltransferase, whose product MVSLNTSSSHLEAREMKGLGDVMFRHPPGTFALTPASAIAIHAITDHQSLLHGRGIDWGSGVGCLAIVAAKVPSVEFVLGLELYGPNVRTARDNAVCNGVAERTDFLCSDSYAPRLPDDREKLELLAGRTEFILANPPSSEGDDGFEFRRIVLRGARRYLVPGGAVLLNISYQYGARRIARLAEEVEGFRAEGLLSSTDWQPFDLERDDLLHCLEAYAAEERRGGLAYTFLDPLHPTDAPTMSAQAALARFRQTGQSPLTKWQMHLFRWRG is encoded by the coding sequence ATGGTTTCACTCAACACCAGTTCATCCCACCTGGAGGCGCGCGAGATGAAGGGGCTGGGCGACGTGATGTTCCGACATCCGCCCGGGACGTTTGCCCTGACGCCGGCCAGCGCGATCGCGATCCACGCGATCACGGATCATCAAAGCCTCTTGCATGGACGAGGAATCGACTGGGGCAGCGGCGTGGGCTGTCTGGCGATCGTGGCGGCCAAGGTCCCGAGCGTGGAATTCGTGCTCGGTCTCGAACTCTACGGCCCCAACGTCCGCACCGCCCGGGACAATGCGGTGTGCAACGGCGTCGCCGAGCGCACGGATTTCCTGTGTTCGGACTCGTATGCGCCGCGACTGCCGGACGATCGCGAGAAGCTGGAACTGCTGGCGGGGCGGACCGAGTTTATCCTGGCGAATCCGCCCTCGAGCGAAGGCGACGATGGCTTCGAGTTTCGCCGCATCGTGCTGCGCGGGGCCCGGCGTTATCTCGTACCGGGCGGTGCGGTGCTGCTGAATATCTCCTACCAATATGGCGCACGGCGAATCGCGCGCTTGGCCGAGGAGGTTGAGGGCTTTCGCGCCGAGGGATTGCTGAGCAGCACGGACTGGCAGCCGTTCGATCTCGAGCGCGACGATCTGCTGCACTGCCTCGAAGCGTATGCGGCCGAGGAGCGACGCGGAGGATTGGCGTATACTTTCCTCGATCCGCTGCATCCGACGGATGCGCCGACGATGTCCGCGCAAGCAGCGCTCGCTCGCTTTCGTCAGACCGGGCAGAGTCCGCTTACGAAATGGCAGATGCATCTGTTCCGCTGGCGCGGTTGA
- a CDS encoding cupin domain-containing protein, with product MIEDLLAAFPWFDHPEGMKFVEVAKNDHRTVGHWLFVPGSISVFHRVKQCDEIWAIHAGRLTLHIVEPAGKHRVLALGLGMAAGERPTAVVPAGYWQAAELPAGATYAFGSNVCAPGFTYAALELARRAELCRAHPQHTNLITRLTRG from the coding sequence ATGATCGAGGACCTGCTCGCGGCGTTTCCGTGGTTCGATCATCCCGAGGGGATGAAGTTCGTCGAGGTCGCGAAGAACGATCATCGCACCGTCGGTCACTGGCTGTTCGTGCCGGGATCGATCTCGGTGTTTCACCGGGTGAAGCAGTGCGATGAAATCTGGGCGATCCATGCGGGACGGCTCACGTTGCACATCGTCGAACCCGCTGGGAAACATCGCGTGCTGGCGTTGGGACTGGGGATGGCCGCGGGCGAGCGTCCGACAGCCGTCGTTCCAGCGGGATATTGGCAGGCGGCGGAGCTGCCGGCGGGCGCTACCTATGCGTTTGGCAGCAATGTGTGCGCGCCGGGATTCACGTACGCCGCGTTGGAGCTGGCGCGGCGAGCCGAGCTCTGTCGGGCGCATCCGCAGCACACCAATTTGATCACGCGGCTGACACGCGGCTGA